A region of Streptomyces halobius DNA encodes the following proteins:
- a CDS encoding GAF domain-containing sensor histidine kinase codes for MAAATEATRSLQGLSAELTARVPQLLEAMRTVGAGLDLHITLDRIVQTAAELADARYAAIGIIDDAREGLADFVTYGVTGQDHERIGALPDGHKGLLGALIADPKALRLADLSQDPRSAGFPPGHPPMRTFLGVPIQVQGQIFGNLYLTEKRSGGEFSEEDLQMVRVLATEAGIAIGNARLYAATRQRERWIDGSVAVTTELLAGSDVDEALAVVAEQARKLAESAAGIVLRPDDEGGLEIVAVSADDPTGIMGTRIPPDSPVAEQLLAGEPVFVDDSATDPRMVTAIAPRFGPSMMLPLKSGGRVLGTLATPRVRGARPFTGAERTLATQFAAQAALALVLADAQRDRERLAVLEDRDRIARDLHDLVIQRLFATGMMLESAQRRAVVPEVNQGVGKAVDELDITIQEIRTAIFALQQGPSEVPSGLRTRVLREIGTAAVPLGFQPSANFIGPVDSRVGELTGKNLIAALREALSNAFRHARASRIEVVVDSTITLPDGTEGVRLTVADDGTGIPEGGRRSGLKNLAKRAESLGGSSTYGPGLGEDGTGTVVTWEAPL; via the coding sequence ATGGCCGCCGCCACCGAAGCCACTCGCAGCCTCCAGGGCCTCTCCGCCGAGCTGACCGCACGGGTACCGCAGCTGCTGGAGGCGATGCGCACGGTCGGCGCCGGGCTGGATCTGCACATCACCCTGGACCGGATCGTGCAGACGGCCGCCGAACTCGCCGACGCCCGCTATGCCGCGATAGGGATCATCGACGACGCCCGCGAGGGGCTGGCGGACTTCGTGACGTACGGCGTCACCGGGCAGGACCACGAACGGATCGGTGCGCTCCCCGACGGTCACAAGGGCCTGCTCGGCGCGCTCATCGCGGACCCGAAGGCGCTGCGGCTCGCCGACCTCTCCCAGGATCCGCGCTCGGCCGGATTCCCCCCGGGCCACCCGCCGATGCGGACGTTCCTCGGGGTGCCGATCCAAGTCCAGGGCCAGATCTTCGGCAATCTCTACCTGACGGAGAAACGCAGCGGCGGGGAGTTCAGCGAGGAGGACCTGCAGATGGTGCGGGTGCTCGCCACCGAGGCCGGAATCGCGATCGGCAACGCCCGTCTGTACGCGGCCACCCGGCAGCGGGAACGCTGGATCGACGGCTCGGTCGCGGTGACCACCGAACTCCTCGCGGGCAGCGACGTCGACGAAGCGCTCGCGGTCGTCGCCGAGCAGGCACGGAAGCTGGCGGAGTCGGCGGCCGGCATCGTGCTGCGGCCCGATGACGAAGGCGGCCTGGAGATCGTCGCGGTCTCGGCGGACGACCCCACCGGGATCATGGGCACCCGCATCCCGCCCGACAGCCCGGTGGCGGAGCAACTCCTCGCCGGGGAGCCGGTGTTCGTCGACGATTCCGCCACCGACCCGCGCATGGTCACGGCCATCGCGCCGCGCTTCGGCCCGAGCATGATGCTGCCGCTCAAGAGCGGCGGCCGAGTGCTGGGCACGCTCGCCACGCCACGCGTCCGCGGCGCGCGCCCGTTCACCGGCGCCGAGCGGACACTGGCCACCCAGTTCGCGGCACAGGCCGCGCTGGCCCTGGTACTGGCCGACGCCCAGCGCGACCGGGAGCGGCTCGCGGTGCTGGAGGACCGCGACCGGATCGCCCGTGACCTGCACGATCTCGTCATCCAGCGGCTGTTCGCCACCGGAATGATGCTGGAGAGCGCGCAGCGCAGGGCCGTCGTACCGGAGGTGAATCAGGGCGTCGGCAAGGCCGTCGACGAACTGGACATCACCATCCAGGAGATCCGGACCGCGATCTTCGCGCTCCAACAGGGGCCGTCCGAGGTGCCGTCCGGGCTGCGGACCCGGGTGCTGCGGGAGATCGGTACGGCCGCCGTACCGCTCGGCTTCCAGCCCTCGGCGAACTTCATCGGCCCGGTCGACTCCCGCGTCGGCGAGCTGACCGGCAAGAACCTGATCGCCGCGCTGCGGGAGGCGCTGTCGAACGCCTTCCGGCACGCCCGGGCATCCCGGATCGAGGTCGTCGTCGACTCGACCATCACCTTGCCGGACGGAACCGAGGGCGTACGGCTGACCGTCGCGGACGACGGCACCGGCATCCCCGAGGGCGGCCGCCGCAGCGGCCTGAAGAACCTCGCGAAGCGGGCGGAGTCCCTCGGCGGTTCGAGCACCTACGGCCCCGGACTGGGCGAGGACGGCACCGGGACGGTGGTGACCTGGGAGGCGCCGTTGTAA
- the cydD gene encoding thiol reductant ABC exporter subunit CydD: MKPVDPRLLRYARATRVFLAAVVVLGLAGAGLVIGQAMLIAEVVVGAFQHQRGLGDLSTPVLLLALVSVGRGLISWLTELAAHRASAAVKSELRTRLLDRATALGPSWLGTQRTGELATLATRGIDALDDYFARYLPQLGLAVVVPVAVLARIVTGDWISAATIVVTLPLIPLFMVLIGWATQSRMDRQWKLLARLSGHFLDVVAGLPTLKVFGRAKAQAASIRAITGEYRRATLRTLRIAFLSSFALELLATISVALVAVGIGMRLVHGELDLYTGLMVLVLAPEAYLPLRQVGAQYHAAAEGLSAAEEIFAVLETPLRTPGTAPAPAGTALAVEGLAVRHPGRAADSLPTTSFEVGPGETVALTGPSGAGKSTLLSVLLGFTEPSEGRVVVDGQDLASLSPESWRQRIAWVPQHPCLFAGTIAENVRLARPDADDAAVRRALEDAGTRDFVDALPDGMATRLGEAGAGLSAGQRQRIALARAFLADRPVLLLDEPTANLDGETEEAIVAAVRRLAVGRTVLLVVHRPALLAVADRVVRLPEPLVVSRETVTGPSSPVSRETTAGPSAPFVPGQGHAGNVAADEGPRAASSDVRPASGEGETVVPTPASALTRLRRTARARRARFALALLLGSLALGSAVGLMATSGWLISRAAQQPPVLYLMVAVTATRAFGIGRAVFRYAERLVAHDAVFRMLADIRVAVFRRLERLAPAGLKERSRGDLLSRLVADVDAVQDYFLRWLLPVGAAVLVGAGAVGFTGWLLPEAGAILAAGLLLAGVGVPMLSGALARRAERQLAPARGVLSTRIVDLLTGTAELTVAGALTARTDAARRADRELTRIASRSAAAAGAGAGLSALLCGLTVAAAAVAGVQAVHDGRLDGVTLAVVVLTPLAAFEAVTGLPLAVQYRQRTRRAAERVFDVLDSPAPVAEPAAPTTPPAAPFPLVVRDLTARHAGQSEPALDGVGLTLTAGRRLAVVGPSGSGKTTLGQVLLRFLDQEAGTYTLDGTDARALDGDAVRRLVGLCAQDAHIFDSSLRENLRLARRDRRDAADGDAPAPAGTDDHDLWDALGRARLADWVRGLPDGLDTMVGEHGARLSGGQRQRLALARALLADFPVLVLDEPAEHLDLATADALTTDLLAATEGRTTVLITHRLTGLDAVDEVLVLDRGRTVQHGGYAELAAADGPFRRMLERERAVDAAYGGPDVHPGLPVQAPDRVPALPA, from the coding sequence GTGAAACCGGTCGACCCGCGCCTGCTCCGGTACGCCCGCGCCACCCGCGTCTTCCTCGCCGCGGTGGTGGTGCTCGGGCTGGCCGGAGCGGGGCTGGTCATCGGTCAGGCGATGCTGATCGCCGAGGTCGTGGTCGGCGCCTTCCAGCACCAACGCGGCCTGGGCGACCTGAGCACACCGGTGCTGCTGCTCGCACTGGTCTCCGTCGGCCGCGGTCTGATCTCCTGGCTCACGGAACTGGCCGCACACCGGGCGAGTGCGGCGGTCAAGTCCGAACTCCGTACCAGGCTGTTGGATCGGGCCACCGCACTGGGACCCTCCTGGCTCGGTACGCAGCGCACCGGTGAGCTCGCCACCCTCGCCACCCGCGGTATCGACGCCCTGGACGACTACTTCGCACGCTATCTGCCGCAACTGGGCCTGGCGGTCGTCGTACCCGTCGCCGTCCTGGCCCGGATCGTCACCGGTGACTGGATCTCGGCCGCGACGATCGTCGTCACACTGCCGCTCATCCCCCTGTTCATGGTCCTGATCGGCTGGGCCACCCAGTCCCGGATGGACCGTCAGTGGAAGCTGCTGGCGCGTCTGTCCGGGCATTTCCTGGATGTGGTCGCCGGGCTGCCCACATTGAAGGTCTTCGGCCGGGCCAAGGCCCAGGCCGCGTCCATCCGTGCCATCACCGGCGAGTACCGCCGGGCGACACTGCGCACCCTGCGGATCGCCTTCCTCTCCTCCTTCGCACTCGAACTTCTCGCCACGATCTCCGTCGCGCTGGTCGCGGTCGGCATCGGCATGCGCCTGGTGCACGGCGAACTCGACCTCTACACCGGCCTGATGGTGCTGGTCCTGGCGCCCGAGGCGTATCTGCCGCTGCGGCAGGTGGGCGCCCAGTACCACGCCGCCGCCGAGGGGCTCTCGGCCGCTGAGGAGATCTTCGCGGTGCTGGAGACGCCGTTGCGGACGCCGGGCACGGCACCCGCGCCGGCGGGCACCGCGCTGGCCGTCGAAGGGCTGGCGGTGCGCCACCCCGGACGTGCCGCCGACTCCCTTCCCACGACGTCTTTCGAGGTCGGGCCCGGTGAGACGGTCGCCTTGACCGGCCCGTCCGGCGCCGGCAAGTCCACGCTGCTGAGCGTGCTGCTCGGCTTCACCGAACCGTCCGAGGGGCGTGTCGTCGTCGACGGCCAGGACCTCGCATCCCTCTCCCCCGAGAGCTGGCGGCAGCGGATCGCCTGGGTACCGCAGCATCCCTGCCTCTTCGCCGGCACCATCGCCGAGAACGTACGACTGGCGCGACCGGACGCGGATGACGCCGCCGTGCGCAGGGCCCTGGAGGACGCCGGGACCCGGGACTTCGTCGACGCGCTCCCCGACGGCATGGCGACCCGCCTCGGCGAAGCGGGCGCCGGACTCTCCGCCGGCCAGCGCCAGCGCATCGCGCTCGCCCGCGCGTTCCTCGCCGACCGCCCGGTCCTGCTCCTGGACGAGCCGACCGCGAATCTGGACGGGGAGACCGAGGAGGCGATCGTGGCGGCCGTACGGCGGCTCGCGGTGGGCCGTACGGTTCTGCTGGTCGTCCACCGGCCGGCGCTGCTGGCGGTGGCGGACCGGGTGGTGCGGCTGCCGGAGCCGCTGGTGGTTTCACGTGAAACCGTCACAGGGCCGTCCTCGCCGGTTTCACGTGAAACCACCGCGGGACCGTCCGCGCCGTTCGTGCCGGGTCAGGGGCATGCCGGGAACGTCGCGGCTGATGAGGGCCCCCGCGCAGCCTCCAGCGATGTACGTCCGGCGTCCGGTGAGGGCGAGACCGTCGTTCCCACCCCTGCTTCGGCCCTCACCCGGCTGCGCCGCACGGCCCGTGCCCGCCGTGCCCGCTTCGCGCTGGCACTGCTGCTCGGGAGCCTCGCGCTGGGCAGCGCGGTGGGCCTGATGGCGACCTCCGGCTGGCTGATCTCGCGGGCGGCACAGCAGCCACCGGTGCTGTATCTGATGGTGGCGGTCACCGCGACCAGGGCGTTCGGCATCGGGCGCGCCGTCTTCCGGTACGCCGAGCGGCTGGTCGCGCACGATGCGGTGTTCCGGATGCTCGCCGACATACGCGTCGCCGTCTTCCGGCGGCTGGAGCGGCTCGCACCGGCCGGGCTGAAGGAACGCAGCCGCGGCGATCTGCTGTCGCGGCTGGTGGCGGATGTCGATGCGGTGCAGGACTACTTCCTGCGCTGGCTGCTGCCCGTCGGGGCCGCGGTGCTCGTCGGCGCGGGCGCCGTCGGTTTCACCGGATGGCTGCTGCCGGAGGCCGGCGCGATCCTCGCGGCCGGGCTGCTACTGGCGGGAGTGGGGGTGCCGATGCTCTCGGGCGCGCTGGCCCGGCGGGCGGAGCGGCAGCTGGCCCCGGCCCGCGGGGTGCTCTCCACCCGGATCGTCGATCTGCTCACCGGTACGGCCGAGTTGACGGTCGCCGGTGCCCTCACGGCCCGTACCGACGCCGCACGGCGCGCGGACCGTGAGCTGACCCGGATCGCGTCCCGCTCGGCCGCCGCGGCCGGGGCCGGCGCCGGACTCTCGGCACTGCTGTGCGGGCTGACCGTCGCCGCGGCGGCGGTGGCCGGCGTGCAGGCGGTGCACGACGGACGGCTGGACGGCGTGACGCTGGCCGTCGTCGTCCTCACACCGCTCGCCGCGTTCGAGGCCGTCACGGGCCTGCCGCTCGCCGTGCAGTACCGCCAGCGCACCCGGCGCGCCGCCGAGCGGGTCTTCGACGTGCTGGACTCCCCGGCGCCGGTAGCCGAACCGGCCGCGCCGACCACCCCGCCGGCCGCGCCGTTCCCGCTGGTCGTAAGGGACCTGACGGCACGCCACGCCGGACAGTCCGAGCCGGCGCTGGACGGCGTCGGCCTCACTCTGACGGCGGGCCGGCGGCTCGCCGTCGTCGGCCCGTCCGGTTCCGGCAAGACCACGCTCGGCCAGGTACTGCTGCGCTTCCTGGACCAGGAGGCGGGGACGTACACGCTGGACGGGACGGACGCCCGGGCGCTGGACGGTGACGCGGTCCGGCGACTGGTGGGGCTGTGCGCGCAGGACGCGCACATCTTCGACAGCTCGCTGCGGGAGAATCTCAGACTCGCGCGTCGGGACCGCCGGGACGCGGCGGACGGCGACGCCCCGGCCCCGGCGGGAACCGACGATCACGATCTGTGGGACGCGCTCGGGCGGGCGCGGCTGGCGGACTGGGTGCGTGGGCTCCCCGACGGGCTGGACACCATGGTCGGGGAGCACGGCGCGCGGCTGTCCGGCGGCCAGCGGCAGCGGCTGGCCCTGGCACGGGCGCTGCTCGCGGACTTCCCGGTGCTCGTCCTGGACGAGCCCGCCGAACACCTCGATCTGGCCACCGCCGACGCGCTGACCACCGATCTGCTGGCCGCGACCGAGGGCCGTACGACGGTCCTGATCACCCACCGGCTCACCGGTCTCGACGCGGTCGACGAGGTCCTGGTCCTGGACCGTGGCCGGACCGTACAGCACGGCGGATACGCGGAGCTGGCGGCGGCCGACGGCCCGTTCCGGCGGATGCTGGAGCGCGAGCGCGCGGTGGACGCGGCGTACGGCGGTCCGGACGTACACCCCGGCCTGCCGGTGCAGGCCCCCGACCGCGTTCCGGCCCTCCCCGCTTAA
- the cydB gene encoding cytochrome d ubiquinol oxidase subunit II: MQLHDIWFVLIAVLWVGYFFLEGFDFGIGVLTKLLARDRREKRVLINTIGPVWDGNEVWLLSAGGATFAAFPEWYATLFSGFYLPLLLILVCLIVRGVAFEYRAKRSEESWQRNWETAIFWTSLIPAVLWGVAFGNIVRGVKIDAHKEYVGGLLDLLNPYAILGGLVTLTLFTFHGAVFASLKTLGDIRERARRTATVLGLITAVLTLGFLGWTQADKGDGSSLVAMIVAVVALLAALGANQLGREGWAFAFSGITVAAAVAMLFLTLFPNVMPSSLNENWNLTVTNASSSPYTLKIMTWCAGIATPIVLLYQGWTYWVFRKRIGTQHIADAH, from the coding sequence GTGCAACTCCACGACATCTGGTTCGTCCTTATCGCCGTCCTCTGGGTCGGGTACTTCTTCCTCGAAGGCTTCGACTTCGGCATCGGCGTGCTCACCAAGCTCCTCGCCCGGGACCGGCGCGAGAAGCGCGTACTGATCAACACCATCGGCCCGGTCTGGGACGGCAACGAGGTCTGGCTGCTCAGCGCGGGCGGAGCGACCTTCGCCGCCTTCCCCGAGTGGTACGCCACCCTCTTCTCCGGTTTCTATCTGCCCCTGCTGCTCATCCTCGTCTGCCTCATCGTGCGCGGGGTCGCCTTCGAATACCGCGCCAAGCGGAGCGAGGAGAGCTGGCAACGGAACTGGGAAACGGCGATCTTCTGGACCTCGCTGATCCCCGCGGTGCTGTGGGGCGTCGCATTCGGCAACATCGTGCGCGGCGTGAAGATCGACGCGCACAAGGAGTACGTCGGCGGCCTCCTCGACCTGCTGAACCCGTACGCGATCCTCGGCGGCCTGGTCACCCTGACGCTGTTCACCTTCCACGGCGCGGTGTTCGCCTCGCTCAAGACGCTGGGTGACATCCGGGAACGGGCGCGCCGGACGGCGACCGTCCTCGGGCTGATCACGGCCGTGCTCACGCTCGGCTTCCTGGGCTGGACCCAGGCCGACAAGGGGGACGGCAGCAGCCTGGTCGCCATGATCGTCGCGGTGGTCGCGCTGCTCGCGGCGCTCGGGGCCAATCAGCTCGGGCGCGAGGGGTGGGCGTTCGCGTTCTCCGGGATCACCGTCGCCGCCGCGGTCGCGATGCTGTTCCTGACGCTGTTCCCGAACGTCATGCCGTCCTCGCTGAACGAGAACTGGAACCTCACGGTCACCAATGCCTCCTCCAGCCCGTACACCCTGAAGATCATGACCTGGTGTGCCGGTATCGCCACCCCGATCGTGCTGCTCTACCAGGGGTGGACGTACTGGGTGTTCCGCAAGCGGATCGGCACCCAGCACATCGCCGATGCGCACTGA
- a CDS encoding cytochrome ubiquinol oxidase subunit I, with the protein MELALAPETLARWQFGITTVYHYLFVPLTISLAALVAGLETAWVRTGKQKYLKATKFWGKLFLINIAMGVVTGIVQEFQFGMNWSDYSRFVGDVFGAPLAFEALIAFFFESTFIGLWIFGWDKLPKKLHCFCMWMVSIGTILSAYFILAANSWMQHPVGYRYNAANGRAELTDFWQVLTQDTTLVVVFHTLTAAFLTGAAFMVGISAYHLIRKKHVTVMRTSLRLGLVTLVIAGILTAVSGDALGKVMFKQQPMKMAAAEALWETEQPAPFSVFAYGDVDKGHNKVAIEIPGLLSFLAHNDFSSPVPGINDVNKAEQEQFGPGDYRPNIPVAYWGFRWMIGFGMTSFAVGLAGLWLTRRKFWLAPELRTGDEEPPRLALTKNKQLGARLTKWYWSLAFVTLGFPLIANSWGWIFTEMGRQPWVVYGVLRTSDAVSPGVSQGEVLTSMIVFTTLYALLAVVEVRLLVKYVKAGPPELSESDLNPPTKIGGDPKDADRPMAFSY; encoded by the coding sequence GTGGAACTGGCGTTGGCGCCAGAGACTCTGGCGCGATGGCAATTCGGCATCACGACCGTCTACCACTACCTGTTCGTCCCCCTGACGATCTCCCTCGCCGCCCTGGTGGCCGGACTTGAGACCGCATGGGTGCGCACGGGCAAGCAGAAGTACCTCAAGGCCACCAAGTTCTGGGGCAAGCTGTTTCTGATCAACATCGCGATGGGTGTCGTCACCGGCATCGTCCAGGAGTTCCAGTTCGGCATGAACTGGTCCGACTACTCGCGATTCGTCGGTGACGTCTTCGGTGCCCCGCTCGCCTTCGAGGCGCTCATCGCGTTCTTCTTCGAGTCCACCTTCATCGGCCTGTGGATCTTCGGTTGGGACAAGCTGCCCAAGAAGCTCCACTGCTTCTGCATGTGGATGGTCTCGATCGGCACGATCCTGTCCGCCTACTTCATCCTCGCGGCCAACTCCTGGATGCAGCACCCGGTCGGCTACCGGTACAACGCCGCCAACGGCCGCGCCGAACTCACGGACTTCTGGCAGGTACTCACCCAGGACACCACCCTGGTCGTCGTCTTCCACACGCTGACCGCCGCCTTCCTGACCGGCGCCGCGTTCATGGTCGGCATATCCGCGTACCACCTGATACGCAAGAAGCACGTCACGGTCATGCGGACCTCGCTCCGGCTCGGGCTGGTCACCCTGGTCATCGCCGGCATCCTGACCGCGGTCAGCGGTGACGCGCTCGGCAAGGTGATGTTCAAGCAGCAGCCGATGAAGATGGCCGCCGCCGAGGCGCTGTGGGAGACGGAACAGCCGGCGCCGTTCTCGGTCTTCGCGTACGGCGATGTCGACAAGGGCCACAACAAGGTCGCCATCGAGATACCCGGACTGCTCTCCTTCCTCGCCCACAACGACTTCAGCTCGCCGGTCCCCGGGATCAACGACGTCAACAAGGCCGAGCAGGAGCAGTTCGGGCCTGGTGACTACCGGCCCAACATTCCCGTCGCCTACTGGGGATTCCGCTGGATGATCGGCTTCGGTATGACGTCGTTCGCCGTCGGCCTGGCCGGGCTCTGGCTCACCCGCCGGAAATTCTGGCTCGCGCCGGAACTGCGGACGGGGGACGAGGAACCACCCCGTCTCGCGCTCACCAAGAACAAGCAACTCGGTGCCCGCCTGACCAAGTGGTACTGGTCGCTGGCCTTCGTCACCCTCGGATTCCCGCTCATCGCGAACTCCTGGGGCTGGATATTCACCGAGATGGGCCGCCAGCCCTGGGTCGTCTACGGCGTGCTGCGCACCTCCGACGCGGTGTCGCCGGGTGTCTCGCAGGGCGAGGTGCTCACCTCGATGATCGTCTTCACCACCCTCTACGCACTGCTCGCCGTGGTCGAGGTCAGGCTGCTGGTGAAGTACGTCAAGGCCGGGCCCCCGGAGCTCTCCGAGTCCGACCTCAACCCGCCCACCAAGATCGGCGGCGACCCCAAGGACGCCGACCGGCCGATGGCCTTCTCGTACTAG
- a CDS encoding cyclophilin-like fold protein, whose translation MKIRLSWPAGQLTATLDDTPTAAALTAALPLGSTAHTWGEEIYFDTGLTPALEADARQVVDPGTVAFWTEGNALALPYGPTPISREDESRLVSPCNVLGRVDGDPRLLATVRSGDPIRVEKA comes from the coding sequence ATGAAGATACGGCTCTCATGGCCCGCAGGGCAGCTGACCGCCACCCTCGACGACACCCCGACCGCCGCGGCGCTCACCGCCGCGCTCCCGCTCGGCAGCACCGCCCACACCTGGGGCGAGGAGATCTACTTCGACACCGGGCTGACGCCCGCGCTGGAGGCCGACGCCCGTCAGGTCGTCGACCCCGGCACGGTCGCCTTCTGGACCGAGGGCAACGCGCTCGCGCTCCCCTACGGCCCCACCCCGATCTCCCGGGAGGACGAGTCGCGGCTCGTCTCCCCCTGCAATGTGCTGGGCCGCGTCGACGGCGACCCGCGCCTGCTCGCCACCGTCCGCAGCGGCGACCCGATCCGCGTCGAAAAAGCCTGA